In Clostridium sp. JN-1, one genomic interval encodes:
- the purC gene encoding phosphoribosylaminoimidazolesuccinocarboxamide synthase — protein MEKRELLYEGKAKKVYAADDKDKVIIYYKDDATAFNGGKKGQISDKGVLNNSITSMLFELLEKNGVETHFEKKLSDREQLCKKVEIVPLEVIVRNVAAGSMAKRYGIAEGTELKTTVFEISYKNDELGDPLLNDYHAVAMGIATFDELKTIYEMTGKINDILKEFFLKQGIKLIDFKLEFGKFDGKIILADEISPDTCRLWDAKTNEKLDKDRFRRDLGNVKEAYVEILNRISGK, from the coding sequence ATGGAAAAAAGAGAATTATTATATGAAGGAAAAGCTAAGAAAGTTTATGCTGCAGATGACAAGGACAAAGTAATAATATATTATAAAGATGATGCAACTGCATTTAACGGAGGGAAAAAGGGACAAATATCAGATAAAGGCGTTTTGAATAATTCTATAACATCTATGTTATTTGAACTTTTAGAGAAAAATGGAGTTGAAACACATTTTGAAAAGAAGTTAAGTGATAGAGAACAACTTTGTAAAAAGGTTGAAATAGTTCCACTTGAAGTTATAGTTAGAAATGTTGCAGCAGGAAGTATGGCTAAAAGATATGGTATAGCAGAAGGTACAGAGCTTAAAACTACTGTTTTTGAAATAAGTTATAAAAATGATGAATTAGGAGATCCACTTTTAAATGATTATCATGCAGTAGCAATGGGAATAGCTACATTTGATGAGCTAAAAACTATTTATGAAATGACAGGAAAAATTAATGATATATTGAAGGAATTTTTCTTAAAACAGGGAATAAAGTTAATAGACTTCAAACTTGAATTTGGAAAGTTTGATGGAAAAATAATTTTAGCAGATGAAATTTCACCTGATACTTGCAGGTTGTGGGATGCAAAAACTAATGAAAAATTGGATAAAGATAGATTTAGAAGAGATCTTGGTAATGTAAAAGAGGCATATGTAGAGATCTTAAACAGAATAAGCGGAAAATAA
- the purF gene encoding amidophosphoribosyltransferase produces the protein MCNFDKNVNLPLGVEEFEEDKFKDECGVFGIFSTEEDIDAASTVYYGLYALQHRGQESAGIVTSDGNELNVYKNMGLVSDVFNEQIIRSLKGKSAIGHVRYSTTGASSINNAQPLLVKYKLGSIAIAHNGNLVNADVVRELLEEGGCVFQTSIDSEVILNLIARGAKKGIERAVVDAIQAVKGSYAIVLLTQDKLIGVRDPNGIRPLCIGKINNNYILSSESCALDSVGAEFIRDVEPGEVVIISKDGIKSINFAEKTKCETCSFEYIYFARPDSTIDGINVYESRIRAGKKLFEECPVDADIVIGVPDSGIPAAVGYAEASGIPYGIGLIKNKYVGRTFISPTQEMRERAVSIKLNPLKVNIEGKRVVIVDDSIVRGTTSRKLVEILRNAGAKEVHFRISSPIVKYPCYFGIDTPYRSGLIGANASVEEINEQIGADSLGYISIEGLLETLNADKGFCIGCFNGVYPVSAPMEVPKNHLK, from the coding sequence ATGTGCAATTTCGATAAAAATGTTAATTTACCTTTGGGTGTGGAAGAATTTGAAGAAGATAAATTTAAAGATGAATGTGGTGTATTTGGAATTTTTTCTACAGAAGAAGATATTGATGCAGCATCAACGGTTTACTATGGATTATATGCACTTCAACATAGAGGACAGGAAAGTGCCGGTATAGTTACATCGGATGGTAATGAACTAAATGTTTATAAAAATATGGGACTTGTATCTGATGTTTTCAATGAACAAATTATAAGAAGTTTAAAGGGAAAGTCAGCAATTGGTCATGTAAGGTATTCTACAACAGGAGCCAGCAGTATAAATAATGCACAGCCATTACTAGTAAAATATAAGTTAGGCTCTATTGCAATTGCTCATAACGGGAATTTAGTAAATGCTGATGTAGTAAGAGAGCTGTTAGAAGAAGGCGGATGTGTTTTTCAAACATCTATTGATTCTGAAGTAATATTAAATCTTATAGCAAGAGGAGCTAAAAAAGGCATAGAAAGGGCAGTAGTAGATGCTATACAGGCGGTCAAGGGATCTTATGCAATTGTACTTCTTACTCAAGACAAACTTATAGGAGTTAGAGATCCTAATGGTATAAGACCTTTATGCATCGGAAAAATTAATAACAATTATATACTTTCATCAGAAAGTTGTGCACTTGATTCAGTTGGTGCAGAATTTATACGTGATGTTGAACCGGGTGAAGTTGTAATCATAAGTAAAGATGGAATAAAATCTATAAACTTTGCTGAAAAAACCAAGTGTGAAACTTGTTCATTTGAATATATATATTTTGCAAGACCAGATAGTACAATAGATGGAATAAATGTATATGAATCTAGAATTAGAGCTGGTAAGAAGTTGTTTGAAGAATGTCCTGTAGATGCAGATATAGTTATAGGAGTGCCGGATTCAGGAATACCTGCTGCAGTTGGTTATGCAGAAGCATCAGGTATTCCATATGGTATCGGACTTATAAAAAACAAATATGTTGGAAGAACGTTTATATCTCCAACACAAGAAATGAGAGAAAGGGCTGTTTCTATAAAACTTAATCCTTTAAAAGTAAATATTGAAGGTAAAAGAGTTGTAATCGTAGATGATTCTATAGTAAGAGGAACTACTAGCAGAAAATTAGTTGAAATTTTGAGAAATGCTGGCGCAAAAGAAGTACATTTTAGAATATCATCTCCAATTGTAAAATATCCATGTTACTTTGGAATAGATACACCTTATAGAAGCGGACTTATAGGTGCAAATGCTTCAGTTGAAGAGATAAATGAACAAATAGGAGCGGACAGTTTAGGTTATATAAGTATAGAGGGACTTTTGGAAACATTGAATGCCGATAAGGGATTTTGTATTGGATGTTTTAATGGAGTATATCCAGTATCTGCACCGATGGAGGTACCAAAGAATCATTTGAAATAA
- the purM gene encoding phosphoribosylformylglycinamidine cyclo-ligase, with protein sequence MITYKDSGVNIEEGYKSVDIIKNHASKTFIPGVMNNLGSFAGMFELGNFKNPVLVSGTDGVGTKLDIAFKTKKYDTVGIDCVAMCVNDILCNGAKPIFFLDYLACGKLDAEVAADLVKGVSNGCIQAGCALIGGETAEMPGFYPDGEYDIAGFSVGVIEKEKIIDGSNIKEGNVLIGIASSGPHSNGYSLIRKIIKDYDEEFNGKKIGEVLLTPTKIYVKPVLKLLERFKINGMAHITGGGFYENIPRMFKDDFTAVIDKNSFEVPQIFKHIISLGVEEEHMFNTYNMGIGFVLCAQKESADQIIEELFSMGETAYKIGYVEKGDKKVCLK encoded by the coding sequence GTGATAACATATAAAGATTCTGGAGTTAATATAGAAGAAGGATATAAATCTGTAGACATTATAAAGAACCATGCATCAAAAACATTTATACCTGGAGTTATGAATAACTTAGGAAGTTTTGCAGGAATGTTTGAACTTGGAAATTTTAAGAATCCAGTATTGGTTTCAGGTACAGATGGTGTTGGAACAAAATTAGATATAGCTTTTAAAACTAAAAAGTATGATACAGTTGGTATTGATTGTGTTGCCATGTGTGTAAATGATATTTTGTGTAATGGGGCAAAACCTATATTCTTTTTAGATTATTTAGCTTGTGGAAAATTGGATGCAGAAGTAGCAGCAGATCTTGTTAAAGGAGTTTCAAATGGATGTATTCAAGCTGGATGTGCACTTATAGGCGGTGAAACAGCTGAAATGCCTGGATTTTATCCAGACGGAGAATATGATATAGCAGGTTTTTCAGTAGGAGTAATAGAAAAAGAAAAGATAATTGATGGAAGCAATATAAAAGAAGGTAATGTTTTAATTGGCATAGCTTCAAGCGGACCTCACAGCAATGGATATTCACTTATAAGAAAAATTATAAAGGATTATGATGAAGAATTTAACGGCAAAAAGATAGGTGAAGTTTTACTTACACCAACTAAAATATATGTAAAGCCTGTTCTTAAACTGCTTGAAAGGTTTAAAATAAATGGAATGGCACACATAACAGGCGGCGGATTTTATGAAAATATACCAAGAATGTTTAAAGATGATTTCACAGCTGTAATAGATAAAAATAGTTTCGAAGTTCCACAAATATTCAAACACATTATAAGCCTTGGCGTTGAAGAAGAGCATATGTTTAACACTTACAACATGGGAATAGGATTTGTGCTGTGTGCTCAAAAAGAATCAGCAGATCAAATTATAGAGGAGCTATTTAGTATGGGGGAGACTGCATACAAAATTGGATATGTTGAAAAGGGAGACAAGAAAGTATGTTTAAAATAG
- the purN gene encoding phosphoribosylglycinamide formyltransferase, whose protein sequence is MFKIAVLVSGGGTDLQSIIDGVKSGYLSNCSIELVISDRDGIYALERAKQNNINTCVAARKVYKDKLSDKILDIIYGKVDLIVCAGWLSILKGNLIEAFKNKIINIHPSLIPSFCGNGMYGIKVHQAAIDYGVKVSGCTVHFVDSGTDSGPIILQKTVPVLSDYSAEDLQKRILEEEHKALPEAVKLISEGRIKVVGRKVIIL, encoded by the coding sequence ATGTTTAAAATAGCAGTATTAGTATCCGGCGGCGGAACTGATTTACAATCTATTATAGATGGTGTAAAGAGTGGATATTTATCAAACTGCAGTATTGAACTTGTAATAAGTGATAGAGATGGAATTTATGCACTTGAGAGAGCCAAACAGAATAATATAAATACTTGTGTTGCTGCGAGAAAAGTATATAAAGATAAGTTATCAGATAAGATACTAGATATAATTTATGGAAAAGTTGATTTAATAGTTTGTGCTGGATGGCTCTCTATTTTAAAGGGTAATCTAATAGAAGCATTTAAAAATAAGATAATAAATATACATCCATCCTTAATTCCGTCTTTCTGTGGAAATGGAATGTATGGTATAAAAGTACATCAAGCTGCAATTGACTATGGAGTAAAAGTATCAGGATGTACTGTACATTTTGTAGATAGTGGAACAGACAGCGGACCTATTATACTTCAAAAAACTGTGCCAGTTCTTTCAGATTATAGTGCAGAAGACCTTCAAAAAAGAATACTTGAGGAAGAACATAAGGCGCTTCCAGAAGCAGTGAAGTTGATTTCTGAAGGAAGAATTAAGGTTGTAGGTAGAAAAGTAATTATACTATAA
- the purH gene encoding bifunctional phosphoribosylaminoimidazolecarboxamide formyltransferase/IMP cyclohydrolase: MLKRALISVFNKNGILDLAKFLVKKDVEIISTGGTYRYLKENGIPVTEVSEVTGFDEILDGRVKTLHPVIHGGILAVRNNKEHMETIKKKNIKPIDMVVVNLYPFFEKVKEDLTFDEKIEFIDIGGPTMIRAAAKNFKDVIVLTDVNDYSNIMSKIEENGEVDFETRKKLAGKVFNLMSAYDAAISNFLLDEEYPEYLTLSYKKSMKLRYGENPHQSAAYYTNTVEKGSMKDFEQLNGKQLSYNNIKDMDVAWKVVNEFDEIACCGVKHNSPCGAAVAKSLHEAYVKTFECDKTSIFGGIIAVNKKLDKETAEEIVKIFLEIVIAPDFDEDALEILKTKKNLRVIKCDVKPSLKMELVKVDGGILIQSSDDKLADEIKVVTEKSPAEEEIKDLIFGMKICKYVKSNAIVVVKDGMAKGIGGGQVNRIWPACQALDRAGDGVILASDAFFPFDDVVKECANHGIKSIIQPGGSIRDKDSIEECNKNGISMVFTGMRHFKH, translated from the coding sequence ATGTTAAAGCGTGCTTTAATTAGTGTTTTTAATAAAAATGGTATATTGGATTTAGCTAAATTTTTAGTGAAAAAAGATGTTGAAATAATATCAACTGGTGGTACATATAGATACCTTAAAGAAAATGGTATACCTGTAACTGAGGTTTCAGAAGTTACAGGATTTGATGAGATATTGGATGGAAGAGTAAAAACACTTCATCCTGTTATTCACGGCGGAATACTTGCAGTAAGAAATAATAAGGAGCATATGGAAACAATAAAAAAGAAGAATATAAAACCAATTGATATGGTAGTTGTAAATTTGTATCCTTTTTTTGAAAAAGTAAAAGAAGATTTGACATTCGATGAAAAAATAGAATTTATAGATATAGGCGGACCTACTATGATAAGGGCTGCAGCTAAAAATTTTAAAGATGTCATAGTTTTAACTGATGTAAATGATTATTCGAACATAATGAGTAAGATAGAGGAAAATGGAGAAGTTGATTTTGAAACAAGAAAGAAACTTGCAGGAAAAGTTTTCAATCTTATGTCAGCTTATGATGCTGCTATAAGTAATTTCTTACTTGATGAAGAATATCCTGAGTACTTAACACTTTCTTATAAAAAATCAATGAAATTGAGATATGGTGAAAATCCACATCAAAGTGCAGCATATTACACAAATACTGTAGAAAAGGGTTCTATGAAGGATTTTGAACAATTAAATGGTAAGCAATTATCATACAACAATATAAAAGATATGGATGTAGCATGGAAAGTTGTAAATGAATTTGATGAAATTGCATGCTGTGGAGTAAAACACAATTCACCTTGTGGAGCTGCTGTAGCTAAAAGCTTACATGAAGCTTATGTAAAAACTTTTGAATGTGATAAGACTTCTATCTTTGGTGGAATAATAGCTGTAAATAAAAAATTGGATAAAGAAACAGCAGAAGAAATAGTAAAAATATTCTTAGAAATAGTTATAGCTCCTGATTTTGATGAAGATGCTTTAGAGATACTTAAAACAAAGAAAAATTTAAGAGTTATAAAATGTGATGTAAAACCATCATTAAAAATGGAATTGGTTAAAGTAGATGGAGGCATACTTATTCAATCTTCTGATGACAAGTTGGCAGACGAAATTAAAGTTGTAACAGAAAAATCTCCTGCAGAAGAAGAAATTAAGGATTTAATATTTGGTATGAAAATATGTAAGTATGTTAAATCCAATGCAATTGTAGTAGTTAAAGATGGAATGGCAAAGGGAATAGGCGGGGGTCAAGTTAATAGAATATGGCCTGCATGTCAAGCTCTTGACAGAGCAGGTGATGGAGTAATACTTGCATCCGATGCATTTTTCCCATTTGATGATGTAGTAAAAGAATGTGCTAATCATGGAATAAAATCTATAATTCAACCAGGTGGATCTATAAGAGATAAAGATTCTATTGAAGAGTGCAACAAAAATGGTATATCAATGGTATTTACAGGTATGAGACACTTTAAACATTAA